A section of the Engraulis encrasicolus isolate BLACKSEA-1 chromosome 8, IST_EnEncr_1.0, whole genome shotgun sequence genome encodes:
- the LOC134454030 gene encoding uncharacterized protein LOC134454030 isoform X2, with protein MTRTDVECVWRRPTAPKTEDVVAKRLSVMAPSTSKAGIKRPVTEEDKGWTRQSLAQFGRFTGLGFILAPEIHQEFDPSLPEKLFDGILASQEYSDAQDKEDFIMTSLAVSQQQKEAIERATVGQTSNALWAAYRKKRITASNFGLVLSAVRRQSFPPSLFKTLLGEYNPKQGARACDWGIVHEKEAKKKFMEQSGETILEKGLFLSDSGLLGASPDGLLLSSNYLVEVKCPYSAREKTIAQAAEAKDFYLYVDQVTGLFRLKNTHNYWHQIQGNLHLTEATTCHLVVWTTQDMAIVEIKKDPAWVSNLKVLENFYKDHFLPRALFNNK; from the exons GATGGCACCTTCGACATCAAAAG cTGGAATTAAGCGCCCAGTGACCGAAGAAGACAAAGGCTGGACAAGGCAGTCTTTGGCGCAATTTGGGCGTTTCACAGGTCTGGGCTTTATTTTAGCCCCAGAAATACATCAg GAATTTGACCCATCCCTACCAGAGAAACTATTTGATGGGATACTGGCCAGTCAGGAGTACAGCGATGCTCAAGACAAAGAGGACTTCATCATGACGTCTCTTGCTGTCAGCCAGCAACAAAAAGAAGCCATCGAGAGGGCCACAGTTGGGCAGACGAGCAATGCATTATG GGCAGCATATCGCAAGAAGAGGATCACAGCGAGcaactttggtttggttttgtctgCAGTCAGAAGACAGTCTTTCCCACCTTCATTGTTCAAGACACTGCTGGGAGAATACAACCCCAAACAAGGAGCTCGT GCATGTGATTGGGGAATCGTGCACGAGAAAGAGGCCAAAAAGAAGTTCATGGAACAAAGTGGGGAGACCATCCTGGAGAAGGGACTGTTCCTGTCTGACAGTGGGCTGCTTGGGGCCTCCCCAGATGGACTTCTACTGTCCAGCAATTACCTTGTGGAGGTGAAATGCCCATATTCTGCCAGAGAGAAAACAATCGCTCAGGCAGCAGAGGCAAAGGACTTTTACCTGTACGTGGACCAAGTCACCGGGCTATTTAGGTTGAAGAACACCCACAACTACTGGCATCAGATTCAGGGCAACCTGCACCTGACAGAGGCTACCACCTGTCATCTAGTTGTATGGACAACTCAGGACATGGCCATTGTAGAGATTAAAAAAGACCCAGCCTGGGTCAGCAATCTTAAGGTCCTGGAAAATTTTTACAAGGACCATTTTCTGCCCCGTGCTCTCTTCAATAACAAATAA